A segment of the Coffea arabica cultivar ET-39 chromosome 8c, Coffea Arabica ET-39 HiFi, whole genome shotgun sequence genome:
AGTGATAACTCCACTCACAAAATCAATGGTTTGAGTAACGCCTAAATTCCAATTCGATTTGTGAGTGGGGAACCTTTGGTGATATGATGCAGATCCGTACTTCATCCTACTGATACGAATCTGATGCTTATTGGTTTTGGattcttttgcattttttgggTTGCATTTGGGATCAACATTCAAAAAGATGATGGAATAAaatatgattttcattttgaCCCCACAAAGTCAATAGCGgaagacaaaacaaaaagaaccaGAACCCACAAAAAAAGAAACACTAAAGCTTAAGAATCATGAAGATCTGCTGACTGCTAatatcaaaaaagaaaacaaaataagaaaagtaTGCAAATTTGCAGGACCTTACAGAAAGCATAGTACGTACTGCTCCCAAGAGCAAAAAATCTAAAGAAACTAAAGATAGAAACCTTTTAAGGAGCAATCTACAAgggaaatggaagattgagaatTAGCAGAACAAGGTCCACTATTGCACAAAGTATTCTTGTTTATGGACTTGGAGAATAGAGAACTTGGGACAAGAAAACAAATAGAAGAAAACTTGCGTACCTCTCTAGTAGCACAGGTGTGGTTTTCCtcgttttttttcttcttcccacGGCAAAAGCTCCAGCTTGTCCTGTTTTTAGGGGGTCATTAGGGCAGAGAATTAGGGGGAGAAAGGCGACAGAGATAATGAAAAAGATAGGAAGAAGAGGGAACGGGAATAAGATTTggattttggacaaaacccacGAACTTAGTCAGGAATCGAGAAATGACAAATTTTGAGATAGCATTTCAATATTTCAATTCCCATACCAGTAAACCAAACATGAATTATGGGGTTTATTCCATAACCTCATTCCGATACCCTTTTACCAAACGACCCATAAATATATTGATGTGAGATATCATTGGTTATGTGACGTGTTGAATGAGAAGTTGATTGAACTTGAAAAGATACATGCGGATGACAATGGTACTGATATGATGACTAAGTCATTCCCAAGATGAAAGTTTGAAGTATGTTGCTCACTTGTCGGAATGGTAAGTTCCTCCACATAGTCGGGAAGGGGGAGATTTGTTGGGTTTTTGGGCTCTTAATTTATGTGGGAAAGTCCAAAATTAATGGGTAATTGTCTAGACTCATTAAGGAGTTGGCCTACCTATTTATAGGTCAAATTAGGTTTATTCTAGAAGCCAAAAAGTGGGAAAAACGCAGAAAAATTCTGAAGAGAAATTTCAGCAAGTTTCTGGTTTGAGCAATTGCGGTAAATTGCTCAATTGACTTAGCAAACAACATCTGATCGGCCTAAAATTTTAACTGAAGGTAGAGGACATCAAGTTCTATGTTCAGAGATTGGATTTCAACAGTTCAATCTTTAATTATAAATTTCGGACTGCTATTGTTTCCCGGTAAAGTTTTTCACAGCTTTTGTTCTTTATTTGGGATTTGGTCACTTTTTTGATTGTTTAAAGCCATATCTCAATTGTGTACTTGTTAAAAgttatactttacttttaattAGTAATAGTGGAGTAATTTGTGGTGGGTTCAAGAGTCTcgtgattttttctttttacattGGAAAGGTTTTCCATGTAAAAATTCTTGTGTCTTCTTGTGgttgtttcttttgtatttgtggGTTAATTTATCTTCTGTTAGTTGctgattttttattttgcttaacACTCctaatctgttctaacaaattgggGAGGTTTTTGCTGCGTATTGTGGTTATTTGAAACCCGGTACCTCCCAACGTAGTGGTATAAGAACTTCAGAATGCGAGATTGAGCTACTCATGGACAAGTAAATTTTTCTCAGAGTTAGACTAgtgaaaattctcttcttgatGATGGAATGAAGTGCCAAAGAGTTTGGTTGGTGTTAGACCAGGTGCGCCATGGATTTGACAGGGGATTCGGTTGTTCTCAGACCAAGGAGCCAAGAGTTGGAAGGGGCCCAGAATCTAGTTTGAATGTTGAAGAAGAGTGGGTCCATGATTGGAAGAAAAGGAGATTTTAGATGTTAAGGTGGACTTGCATTAAGTATTAAAGTAGGTTCGGAAAAGAGCCATTAAACTTGGGTTTAATGTGAATGGTTACTCATAAAGAGAGAGATTTGTTAGATTCATGAGTAAAGGATTATGTCATATATTCGTTCGAAAGATAGAGAAAAAGcagttaatatgtaagtaaggatTCGAAACCTAATAACTTAAGTTTTTCGGTAAGAGTTAAGTTCCTGATTTACATATTAGACTCTTTGGTGGGTTCTATCAAAATGTTTCTCCTTAACACAAGATAACCCCCACATGAGTAGAAGAAAGTCAAAAAAGCAACTGAATTCCAAACTTCTTTTTATATAGTATATGGATATACAATCGTCAAGTAGAAAATTGTTACCATTGATATGCTACCTATTATATTATCACTAGGGGTGGCACCCGCACTCGGTGCGAGAGTTGTAACCTGTGTAGGGAATGTAGTTTGTAAGTGAAAAATACAATCAATAGTGATGTAATTGTAACAATTGCTATTGCATACTTCGCCTACTCAATTAAGTCAATCTTGTAGAAAAATACAGATCATTTATAGACTACAGGTTCACAACCATATAGGTGATTATGCAATGAAAATTGTGGACTTATTCTTTCATAGCAAATCGATCATTATATagatgaaaagaaaggaagaaagaaagaaaggaaacattTATGGACCAAACTAACAAAAGACAAACTTTAACAAATAGACAACAAAGTAAGAATCTTCATTCTCCTATATGTATAGGAATTTAGCAGTTAGAATAATATTCTAGAAATATTTGTTGTTACAATTTGCAAGTTAGCATTTGCTGTTACATTTTACCATATTTAGAGAAGTGGAACTATGAGTCAGTTTCAAGGAAAGCTACAGTCACAGGAGACTGTTTGCAATCTAATCTTACAAGATTTGAGTAGTTTCATTGCTAGGTGGAAGAATGTTGTTGAGACTGAAAGCAATAGAGATCTTTGTGCTGAACTTGCTTTGCCAGGGATCCTTTTTTTTGCATAATAGATAAGGCTAATTCCCAAGTCCAAATTGCAGTAGTTAGAGGCAATTTGCCATGGTAATTAACACATAAAACAGAAAAACACACAAATGAGATGACAGTTAAAATAACAGCAATGCATGCACACCAAAATAATGAGTTAATTGGAACAATTATTTTTACATAGTACATCAAGGACAGAGGTGTTGCTGGAAAGTGCCTTGATGAGAAAGCTTCTGCAATATAGTTCTCTTGCTTCTAAATCTGCAAAACGTGAAAATTGCATAATAGAATGACAAATATAATTGGCCTTCTAAATTGAACAATGAATTCACTGGTTCATTTAGAAATTTGATATACAAACAGATAGTATGTACCTGAAAAAACATAGAGCAAAAAACCTTACCTGTTCAACAACCACCTTTTTAATATGAAGATTAAGCACCTTATGCAACTAGACTTTGTGTTAACGACCCATTATTGTAGGTTCTTGAAAAGAAACTACTCAACAAATGCTTCAGAaaatcaagagaatttcctttttaGTTCAGACATGACTTTCAATAGGTCCCTCATCTTCCATCCATTACTATTACATTAAAGAACCCATAATTGGTCATTCTAATCTCATCCAACTCTTTACAGCAACTCAATTGCTTTTGTGAATCTTCAGAAAAAAGAAAGCCTGTAGTTACACTTCCACTATCAAGCAGAGAATTAATCTTGTTGTAAATGCAGTCATGTTAGGCTAATCGTGTTTCAGTTACTCAATGTAATCCCTCCAACTCTTTGCACAAGCTCAATGACTTGCATAACCTTGATCGAAGGCACTTGCTGTCTCAACTGCATCACTAACGGTTATCTTGAAGAGAAAAGCTGAAACACCAACCCACTAAGGGTAAGATAGGCAATGTACGCATCAATCCGCATACCATGGTGGTATTGGAACCTTACTCAATTGTAAGCTTTTAATGCATTGACTAACTTGCCCCTCAAAATGTCAGATGAAAATCATCCAACAGTCAGACACCAACTCATTTTTTTATATACAGAGGATACATTTCACAGCTACTCACTTCTAGAATATGCCTTTCAATCTCTGCCCTGACATGTAATAGACCCTATGCTCCTACAAATAGGTTGCAATGTTAAGGTGAGTTAAGATTGATGAACCAAGTCAAGTgttataatcatataaaatactCAAGACTTGTACCCTTATATTAATTATAATGTAACTAACAATGGCTCAACCAAATGTTGCTCAGTAACTCAAGTAGACTCCACTATTGTAAAGTGGCTAAACACATGATAAATTAGATGGACCCTGCCATGTTTTCAAGTGAATTCTAAAGATTCATTCTTGAAAGATTTGGATGGGATGGAGATaagaattcaaaatcacaatataattgTTTGTGATAAGTCAATTGGAATCAAGAcaattcaaaaatcaatttcaaGATGGTTTTGTTAACTTTTATATCTTGAGTAACAAAACTGATGCGCCATTAAGATTCTGTCACATAAACTTGTGATAGGTCTTAAGAAAATAACTACATATCTTATtgttactctctctctctctctttggatTTTTGCGAATGAAACTAATACGAACTATGGGCATTGAactaaataaaaaggaatacgGAAATAGTAAATAAAAGGTAAAAATTAAAAGGGCAGTAGCCTTGATACTAGTTTTTTTTGGTTGcccaaagaaaaacaaaatgataAGAAATTCCACCATGGACGAAGGGCCTACTATTTTAATTCGAGGGGTGCAAAATAAAATTAACCACACTTTCAGGGGGTTTAAGTGTTTGCAGATTAAATGGTTAAGCCTCCTTAGCGCACCAAAAAACCctaataaatcacaaaaataactaaaaagcAGAACAGAAGAAGAACATCCCTTTTATTATTCAATCTCTAAGTGTTGTAAAGAGAAAAGCCCTAGTTGTGCATTTCCGATATGACTATTTCCGCTTAaggtttgttttttcttttgttttatttttccaGTCAACCGAGGGCGCAAGTCTGGAGCTATAGGGAGGAAAACGATTGGGTTCTTaagattttttttggggggttcTGAAGAGGTTGCAGAGGGCGTCGACGTCTGGGAAAGCATTTGgaacaaagttttttttttttgttgaagtaAACTTTTTTATGCTTAATTGGTTTCAATGCATGTCAGTTTTTGTTCATTTGCGATTTTTTTAATGTAGGTTTATTATACGGAGAATGAGAATCAGAAGAAGAAATTTGACACGGatttgaagaaggaaatcgaAAAAATATAAAGATACAGAGATCAAATTAAGATATGGATTCAATCCATTGAAATTCAGATAGAAAAAGGTGAATTTCTTGTCACTGTTGCCACTCTTTTGCTCCTTTCTTCTATTTCTTTTACTTATAATTTCAAAGCTGTAAATGCTCCAGGACAGAAATAAGTATGTGCTTGCAATTAGAATTGGTTCTGGAAAATCTGACCCTTATGATCTTGGGTTTTGCTGTCTAAAAATTTTAGGAAGTTGAACGAGtattggttttctttttttttttttttaataaaataattttgcTTATTTTGGTGTTGGGATTGTAGGAGAGGAGATGTGGTGTTGATTAACTTTATTGCGCTGTTTTTTAAATAAGTGCAACAAGTTGGTCCTTTGAAGTACTGTGTAATTTAATAGGACTCGTGAAACCAAGGACCTTTTATGGTGAAGAGTAATGGGTTGTAGCAATTTGGGGTTCTGTATACTGTATAGCATTAGTTTTGTATAAGAGCAGAAATTACACCATTAATTCATGCAGGGGGTGATATCTCACCTATTTAGGACTTGAATCTCTATAAACACTTTCTATGTTGATGCTATGTTTTTTTCAGGTAACTTTGacttatttggattttttcctCCAGTTGTACCTATTTATGGTTTACTATGGGCAAATTTTAGGAAACATTTAACCATTTTGTTCTCTGTGTCTTTTGTAAGGCCTTGCCAACTCCCGTCCTTGCTGCTACTTTTTAATTGTCTGTGATTGTGATGGGGCAAAAACAAGGAgaatcctcctcctcctcaaatCTTATTACCAATGCTAATTCTAGAGCAAGTAGCCGGAGAACAAAAGCTGTTGATTGTCTTAAATGCCCTCATTGTGCTGGTCCTCTCTCTAAAGAGATGGTCTGTCCATTTCTTTAACGTAcatttcttttttgttgttaTAAGTGTTGCTAATTAGTGTATCTGATTTCTTTATTGATTCGTTGTTTTATGACTGGATGGCCAGGAGACTAGCCAATGGACTGTGCCACCACTCATCAGAGACAGTTTTTCTATGGTACAATTTTTCGATTGAGTGGTAATAGGTCTGTTTAAGgatttcctctttttttcaaatttttttagcattttttttggtgatttagatTGGTTCTGCTGTTGGTGGCACGGCCAGTGCATTTTATGGGTTTAATTACGGTATGATTTTGACCATTTCTTTGGTTTTGTTTATTTACTCGTGTTTTTATTTCTGGTTCACTGTTGGTATTTTTTAGTATCACTTTATATTGCTTAAATTTAAGAATAGTAAAAGAATTATCACCAAGTACGATTGTTGTAAAATTTCTGATATTTGTGTTTGCTATATTATTTTGGATCATGAATGTTAGTTATAACTAATATAAATGTTGACTGtgataatttattttttcttgtatGCTTGTAAAAGTGGAGTAATTATGTATTAGCAGGAATAGCTTGGACAAGGTCCTTGCTAGATGATGCATTAGGATTTGCTTTTCATTGATATTTCTTTGAGTTATGGTACAATCACACCATCTAAGCGTTGTTATGTATCTGGAACTGCTTAGATAATCATATGGGGATGTGCTATACTGCTGCCTGATTCTTGGCTGATTGTTATACCATTTACCTTTCTAGTTTGTTTTGTGTAGTTTTTGTAGGCCGCCAGGTTTAATAGGCCGTTTTGACTTTATAGCCATGTGAATTAGTGTCGTGAACTTGTTGTATTTCTCATATGTATGCCTCTATATTTTCTCCAACTATTAATACCATATAGCcaacaatctttttttttaaaattattttttgggttGTATAGGATGATTTATTTCTCTCTGAAATtgtgttttgtatttaacatctTAGCattgttctctctctctctctctcccccagTAATGCCTATTGTTCAGAGGAGGATTAAAGGACCCATGTTGCTTCATTTTCTTGTTGGTGTAAGTCCTCtatcattgattttttttttctcttccgtTCTGGCTAAGATCTTGCACTGTTATACTTTGTCCTCTGTTTGCAGaagattttttcaaattaagacATGCCTTTTGGACATGTGAACATTCATGAAAAAGTTTAGAATTTAGTTTGATATACAAAATTTTATTGGTGTATGGAAGACGTGCATTAGTGAGTTATTGAACAACTTAGGGGTGTAGTTTGGCAAGTGTATTTTACACCTCTAGCAAGAGTCTCTCCATGTTGTGAATCCACATAAAGAAAGTTTACATATAGAATAAGCTTCAAAAATTCTGCACGAGGTTCGTTCTACATGGCCATATTTTGTAGCTTTGATCTTCTGGTTTTATAGCATAGATGGTACTAGAGTAGACTGATAGTATGAGCTCAATCTAGTTTTAAAAGTTCCAGTTATTTTAGGTTGCAATGAATTATAATTATGTCAAAGGTAtttcaaaagataaaagagTAATACTGTTGTAGTTAGTTTGCATGTGCTTTCATGCATCTTTGTCCCTTTTAAAACAATGTTGAGGTTACTGGTTATTTGTTGGATCCTCCTTTTTTACCAATTCATAAGTTTTTCCTTGGATGCTTTCTTTTCAAGAGTGTTTCTCGTCCATCAAAAATTGCCTTTAATCTGTTTCGCTTTACTACGCTCTTCTCAGAACAGATTGCTATAGGATTTTAAAAACTTCAAATTTCTAATCTCAAGGTAGCCTACTCTCAAAAATCATACGTGGAACACGTCCGTGCCCAATTGTCTCTTTCAAGCCATTGTTATATTAAATGGTCTGTACTTATGTGACATCGACGAAGTAATGTGGACGATTGGTCTGTACTTATGTGACATCGACGAAGTAATGTGGACGATTTAATGAGAGATTGTTTAAGTATTCAAGTTACTGTGGTGAGATAATTGAATCTTGAATCATGATGTTCTCTTTTATGACAAGTAACAAGTCATGCTGTTTTGTTTCGGTTTGCAATTTGCTTGGCCTCACTTTATGTTTTCTCCCTTGTTGCCTGAGTTTCATCCTGTCGATGCTAAATTACAAGAGTTGATGCAGGTAAGGCATATCAGTTTATCCTCCTTGGATAAAATTCCTTATTTACAGATGATGCTTATCTTTCTATGTGCAAGAAAAAGAAgtattttgacctttcttaaCTAAACTGAATGTTAAGCGTGCATATACTGAAATTTACTCTGATTTTGGTGTTGCAAATTTGATGATGATGAGAAAATTCCATGTCAAATTGTATTGGAGCCATGTTATGAGGCACCCGCTCTATCTGATTCTTCAATGGACTTGATGACTTAAATTTGCTgcattaaaaataaaagatatgTACTTTTTACATGCGCATTTCACAGTAGGATGCAAGAATCTTCTCCATagtgaagtagaaaatgaatgTGCATGAAGCCTTATATGCAATTTGTTCTATGTTTGTGTCCACTTTAAATGCGTTTGTATGTCTAGCTCTGTTTTCTTGATTAAAGATTATTGCtcacattttcttcttttttcctcccTTTTATTCTCCTCTTTCTGCCTAAATAAGTTCTCTAACATATAGTTCCTATCCTTTTTTCAGGCCCCACCTGTTATTGTCTTCTCATCAGCCTGTGCTGGTTTGGCAGGTTAGCATTTATCTCCTGAGAGttgtaaaattatttttgggttTAAAATGGTACTTTAAAATAGAAAAGATTTACTGgagcatttttctttttgaccTCTGTATTACAAAGGTTATGTTAGTTTTTACAAAGTAAATACATTGCAAATTATACCTCTGATTTTAGGCTTTTGTGTATCTGTGTGTGTGGAGAATCAGACAAGAAGCTCGATAATGAAGTTtaattcttttcctttgttgggTGTTCCAGTTGATCAATGAGATAATACTTCTTCAAAATTTGTTAATATGTTTATTCAATTAAATTGGAGTCCAAATCATGGAGGACTTAATATCTTTTAGTGGGAATTTCCACAATTGTTGTGAATCTTTAGATTGGTTTTTGTGTATCAAGAAGTTTATTCAGGTTGAAGTGGTTGTGTTTGACATCTATTCTCTAGGACTTAACAAAGAAACTCACCAACTTATAACCCTTTTCCACTCCACAAGTTTGCCAGTATGTCTGTGTTGCATTTTTGCTTTCAGTTTCATTACATATTTTCTTAAACTGGTCTGATTCTAGAGTTCAGACTGTTATGTGTGGCTTAGATGGTTGAATGGTTCTAAATTAACTTATGTAGTCCTTTAGATGATTTGTTGGTGCAAGGCCATAAAACACATGGGTAAGCTTATTGTCCTTGTTAGATATATGTCAGAGGCTAACACTTCAAACACTATAAGAGACATTAATTTTAACCATATAACCATAACCACAATAAGAACATGACATTCCTTGCTCTGGCAATATTTTTAACGAGGAAAACTCATGCATTCGTGACATTGGATATTGTGGCAAAATAAATGGAACATGCACTTTGTCATTTGACAAGTTACAATATTGTTGGATAACTTCTTGATCAGTGGACACTATACTAGTGATTTACACAGAAAAAGGCAGTACCATACCATGTTAAGTTCTGTTCATCCATTTATCTGTACCTCTCTTTGTAGGAGACAATGTGATAAAGGGTCTGAATCAAGATGCAACTTGTCCTATTCCATTATTGAACTTGCATCTCTCCACCTAATGTCGATGTGAATTTCAAGATTATTTTGTATACTTAGCTAAAGCAGTATAGATCTGGTAGGGCATTGGTGCCTGATAATTCAGTCAAAGAAGATAAATGGAGAGGTCAGTTGATGGCATGAAAGAGCTGTTGCACCTGATATGTCAGATTTTGTTGTTAATTCCAATATTTTGTTTTGAATTGTTTAGATTTTGCACATTTAATGGCAATGAAATTGACATAAACATCTATGTCTAATATCTAATGTGCTTTTGATCAAAGAAGAAGATCAGAAATCTGGAAGATTATAAGATCTTTTACTCATAGTGTTCAACTTATATGTTCTCATTGCAGGCAATAAATTGGTTTAGCAATGAATTCAGATGATCAAAAGTATTATCTCCGCAGCTATAAGTACTTAAGATTTTCTGTATTGAGAATTCAGCTTTTGTAAGGTGCACGATGAGAGTATTAGGGTTGAACTTATGCTAGTTACATGTAATGGGAGATACACTCACTTTAGTACTTTTGCAATCCCCAGCAATAAGTCCAAAATAGATAAATCAACAACTATAGGCATTCCTAACCTTAAGAACCGAGCATATTCCTAACCCTAAGAAAATAGATAAAAATTGCATGAAAGTAGTCATTCCTAACCTTAAGAACCGAGCATATTCTTAAGAATTAAACTATAGGCAAGTCATGGCTGCTTATGTATATTTTAGATATGATGTTTTTAGACTAGCTCAGCTGCACCATATGCAACTTCTTTAAAGTTTCCGGAAACACAGTACATGCATCCTGAGATCTTTCCTTTTCTGAAGTGCTTAACAACTGTTACCAAATTTCACAATGTAAAATACCCCCTTTGGTTGGGGTGACTTTCCTTTTTTC
Coding sequences within it:
- the LOC113707141 gene encoding uncharacterized protein; translation: MGQKQGESSSSSNLITNANSRASSRRTKAVDCLKCPHCAGPLSKEMETSQWTVPPLIRDSFSMIGSAVGGTASAFYGFNYVMPIVQRRIKGPMLLHFLVGAPPVIVFSSACAGLAGGAVPALAQLASSSYHAAFSSSSLSPSSSQDENMSKSRTSSTL